The following coding sequences lie in one Saccharopolyspora hordei genomic window:
- a CDS encoding DMT family transporter, whose protein sequence is MGVVTGQTHLHDVTPTSASPAERGRATAAVLVTIVLWASAFVAIRAVGHSLSPAPMALLRLAVAAAALSVLVGLTTRGAPRVPRSGRTLLLIAVYAVLWLAGYTVVLNAAELHIDAGTAALLVNTAPLLIAFGAGLFFGEGVSAVLVLGSLVALGGLSLIAFGSPGHRDGLGVLLCLVAAVLYAAGVLVQKAALRGVDGLIAIWLGCLVATAVLLPWTPQLLDELAAAPLSAIAGTVYLGLFPTAIGFTTYSYALRRIEAGRLSTTTYAAPAVSVLLSWLLLGEAPTVQALAGGAICLLGVAISRRAPR, encoded by the coding sequence ATGGGCGTCGTGACCGGACAAACCCACCTCCACGACGTCACCCCCACCAGCGCCTCCCCCGCCGAACGCGGGCGGGCGACCGCGGCCGTCCTCGTCACCATCGTGCTGTGGGCGTCGGCCTTCGTGGCGATCCGCGCCGTCGGGCACTCCCTCTCCCCCGCGCCGATGGCGCTGCTGCGCCTCGCCGTCGCCGCGGCCGCCCTCTCGGTCCTGGTGGGGCTCACCACCCGCGGCGCGCCGCGCGTCCCGCGGTCCGGCCGGACGCTGCTGCTCATCGCGGTGTACGCGGTGCTCTGGCTCGCCGGGTACACCGTGGTGCTCAACGCCGCCGAACTGCACATCGACGCCGGGACCGCCGCACTGCTGGTGAACACCGCGCCACTGCTCATCGCGTTCGGTGCCGGACTGTTCTTCGGCGAGGGCGTCTCCGCGGTGCTCGTCCTCGGCTCGCTGGTCGCGCTGGGCGGGTTGTCGCTCATCGCGTTCGGCTCCCCCGGGCACCGCGACGGCCTCGGCGTGCTGCTGTGCCTGGTCGCGGCCGTGCTCTACGCGGCGGGCGTGCTGGTCCAGAAGGCCGCGCTGCGCGGCGTGGACGGTCTGATCGCGATCTGGCTGGGCTGCCTGGTCGCCACCGCGGTGCTGCTGCCCTGGACCCCGCAGCTGCTCGACGAACTCGCCGCTGCGCCGCTGAGCGCGATCGCGGGGACCGTCTACTTGGGACTGTTCCCGACTGCGATCGGCTTCACGACCTACTCCTACGCGCTGCGCCGCATCGAGGCGGGCAGGCTCAGCACCACGACCTACGCGGCACCGGCGGTCTCGGTCCTGCTGTCCTGGCTGCTGCTCGGGGAGGCACCGACGGTGCAGGCACTGGCCGGTGGCGCGATCTGCCTCCTCGGCGTCGCGATCTCCCGCCGCGCCCCGCGCTGA
- a CDS encoding LysR substrate-binding domain-containing protein, producing MLDLPRLRVLRTVVATGSIRASAAALGYTPSAVSQQLASLQRETGLQLFERVGRGIEPTAAGRTLAAEAEPLFQAVSRLEGVVGDLRAGRIGSLSIGYFGSAGASWLPSIVAALRAEFPELRLELRLTELDPSEPDIDILVERPGTEFPPQVAVHRLIDDPYLVVVRDDDPLADRAEVPLAELAERHWVDNDFAAGACRQVLLDACAEAGVAPRFVVETRDYQTAIPFVATGIGITVIPRLGIGNLPAGLTAVPVVDPAPVRRISVVVRKSIADHPAARRTVGLLRELTAADF from the coding sequence GTGCTCGACCTTCCCCGGCTGCGCGTGCTCCGGACCGTGGTGGCGACCGGATCGATCCGCGCGAGCGCTGCCGCCCTCGGCTACACGCCCTCCGCGGTGAGCCAGCAGCTCGCCTCGCTGCAGCGCGAGACCGGACTGCAGCTGTTCGAGCGGGTCGGGCGCGGGATCGAACCCACCGCCGCCGGGCGGACCCTCGCGGCGGAGGCCGAACCGCTGTTCCAGGCGGTCAGCCGGCTCGAGGGCGTGGTCGGCGACCTGCGCGCCGGGCGCATCGGCAGCCTGTCGATCGGCTACTTCGGCAGCGCCGGGGCGTCGTGGCTGCCGTCGATCGTGGCCGCGCTGCGCGCCGAGTTCCCGGAACTGCGCCTGGAACTGCGGCTGACCGAGCTCGACCCGTCCGAACCGGACATCGACATCCTCGTCGAGCGGCCCGGTACGGAGTTCCCCCCGCAGGTGGCGGTGCACCGCCTCATCGACGACCCGTACCTGGTGGTGGTCCGCGACGACGACCCGCTGGCCGACCGCGCCGAGGTGCCGCTGGCCGAGCTGGCCGAACGGCACTGGGTGGACAACGACTTCGCCGCCGGGGCGTGCCGGCAGGTGCTCCTCGACGCCTGCGCCGAGGCGGGCGTCGCCCCGCGGTTCGTCGTCGAGACCCGCGACTACCAGACCGCGATCCCGTTCGTGGCCACCGGCATCGGCATCACGGTGATCCCGCGGCTGGGCATCGGGAACCTCCCCGCCGGGCTGACCGCGGTGCCGGTGGTGGACCCGGCGCCGGTGCGCCGGATCAGCGTGGTGGTGCGCAAGTCGATCGCCGACCACCCCGCCGCGCGACGCACCGTCGGGCTGCTGCGCGAGCTCACCGCCGCGGACTTTTGA
- a CDS encoding DUF7144 family membrane protein, which yields MTSGPSAGRRGTEQRVEPGRSTWALARSEHVGPPSGWLAFAGSMLGLLGVFNVITGLTALLRPGYFLVDTSRLLAFDYTAWGVIWLVLGVLQLVAGAGAVLGRGWARFIGIDLAALCAIGHLVFLTAFPLWSVLVIALSVLVIYGLVVRSPEPVDRENGADRVPRPSTPGR from the coding sequence ATGACGTCCGGACCGAGCGCAGGGCGGCGGGGGACCGAGCAGCGCGTCGAACCGGGGCGGAGCACCTGGGCGCTGGCCCGCTCCGAGCACGTCGGGCCACCGTCGGGGTGGCTCGCGTTCGCCGGTTCGATGCTCGGCCTGCTGGGCGTGTTCAACGTCATCACCGGGCTCACCGCGCTGCTGCGCCCCGGCTACTTCCTGGTGGACACCTCACGGCTGCTGGCGTTCGACTACACCGCCTGGGGCGTGATCTGGTTGGTCCTCGGTGTCCTGCAACTGGTCGCCGGGGCCGGTGCGGTGCTCGGGCGCGGGTGGGCCCGGTTCATCGGCATCGACCTCGCGGCGCTCTGCGCGATCGGGCACCTGGTGTTCCTCACCGCCTTCCCGCTGTGGTCGGTGCTGGTCATCGCGCTGTCCGTGCTGGTCATCTACGGGCTCGTCGTGCGGAGTCCGGAGCCGGTCGACCGCGAGAACGGCGCGGACCGCGTGCCGCGGCCCAGCACACCAGGCCGGTGA
- a CDS encoding MFS transporter produces MDRPRSGWPLTLALCSGYFLVLLDVTVVNVALPQVRSDLGAGSPGLAWAVDAYAVPLAALLLASGAIGDRLGHRRVVLLGFAAFGAASVWCAVAPTIGVLVAARAVQGVGAALVLPGTLALLVEHAPDEGARARLVGTWAAIGGAALPAGPVVGGVLVQVAGWRAVFWLGVPVIALALVPVVRLRSRDVRRDGTVAWASAALLGAALACAVTAIVRGADALRSAGVLTLAAVCLALAFVLVERRARHPLIRVPGQARGALSAACLVAGLMNLCVLGGLFLLTQLLQDVHGLSPLLAGLATLPAMLPLPLLGSPAGRLSARIGAWPTSALGLLTAAAGFVGMATSTTGTDHAALLLSLALWGAGVGVLTPAIVSAALQAAPGSPGVASGASNTSRQTGGALGIAIAAAIAGSPGEPGFLAHATALYLAAAAAFALTGLVCWAAARGPRRSRGRPAPDSARRARR; encoded by the coding sequence ATGGACCGACCTCGTTCCGGGTGGCCGCTGACGCTCGCGCTGTGCAGCGGCTACTTCCTCGTGCTGTTGGACGTCACGGTCGTGAACGTCGCGCTGCCGCAGGTCCGCTCCGACCTGGGCGCGGGCAGTCCGGGACTGGCCTGGGCGGTGGACGCCTACGCGGTGCCGCTGGCCGCGCTGCTGCTCGCCTCGGGCGCGATCGGTGACCGGCTCGGGCACCGCCGGGTCGTCCTGCTCGGCTTCGCCGCGTTCGGTGCGGCGTCGGTGTGGTGCGCGGTGGCGCCGACCATCGGGGTCCTGGTCGCCGCCCGTGCGGTCCAGGGCGTCGGGGCGGCGCTGGTGCTCCCGGGCACGCTCGCCCTCCTGGTGGAGCACGCGCCGGACGAGGGCGCCCGGGCACGGCTGGTGGGCACGTGGGCGGCGATCGGCGGGGCGGCCCTCCCGGCCGGCCCCGTGGTCGGTGGCGTGCTGGTCCAGGTCGCGGGGTGGCGGGCCGTGTTCTGGCTGGGTGTTCCCGTGATCGCCCTCGCGCTCGTGCCCGTCGTCCGGCTCCGGTCCCGCGACGTGCGCCGGGACGGCACCGTGGCGTGGGCGAGCGCTGCCCTGCTGGGCGCGGCGCTGGCCTGCGCGGTGACCGCGATCGTCCGGGGCGCGGACGCCCTCCGGTCGGCGGGCGTCCTCACCCTGGCGGCGGTGTGCCTCGCGCTCGCGTTCGTCCTCGTCGAGCGCCGCGCGAGGCATCCGCTCATCCGGGTCCCGGGGCAGGCGCGCGGGGCTCTGTCCGCGGCGTGCCTGGTGGCCGGGCTGATGAACCTGTGCGTGCTCGGCGGCCTGTTCCTGCTGACCCAGCTGCTGCAGGACGTGCACGGGCTCAGCCCGCTGCTGGCCGGACTCGCCACCCTCCCGGCGATGCTGCCGCTGCCGCTGCTCGGCAGCCCGGCCGGTCGGCTCAGCGCCCGCATCGGCGCGTGGCCGACCAGCGCGCTCGGTCTGCTCACCGCGGCCGCCGGCTTCGTCGGCATGGCGACGAGCACCACCGGCACCGACCACGCCGCCCTCCTGCTCTCCCTGGCCCTGTGGGGCGCGGGTGTGGGCGTGCTGACCCCGGCGATCGTCTCCGCCGCGCTGCAGGCCGCACCCGGCTCGCCCGGGGTGGCCTCCGGTGCGAGCAACACGAGCCGGCAGACCGGCGGAGCGCTCGGCATCGCGATCGCCGCCGCCATCGCCGGGAGCCCGGGAGAGCCCGGTTTCCTCGCGCACGCGACCGCGCTGTACCTCGCCGCTGCCGCCGCGTTCGCCCTCACCGGCCTGGTGTGCTGGGCCGCGGCACGCGGTCCGCGCCGTTCTCGCGGTCGACCGGCTCCGGACTCCGCACGACGAGCCCGTAGATGA
- a CDS encoding metalloregulator ArsR/SmtB family transcription factor yields MTTSEPVRGEPDIARVASAFADPRRARVLMALADGRALPAGRLAAEAGTAASTISNHLAVLLDHGLVTVEKHGRHRYYRLSSSEVEGVLEALAGLAPRTPVTSLRQHTRAAALRAARTCYHHLAGRAGVALFQQFLAAGWITGGDGEHHPGATRDRLSAPGRGTHYRLTPDGAAGLAAWHIAPRLLSTERPLRYCVDWTEEAHHLAGPLGAAITTRLFELGWITRGTVPRSVRVTERGRDGLAALTSGSRLSSTG; encoded by the coding sequence GTGACCACCTCGGAGCCCGTGCGCGGCGAGCCGGACATCGCCCGGGTCGCCTCCGCCTTCGCCGACCCGCGACGCGCGCGGGTGCTGATGGCGCTGGCCGACGGGCGCGCCCTCCCGGCCGGGCGGCTGGCCGCGGAGGCCGGGACCGCCGCCTCCACCATCAGCAACCACCTCGCCGTGCTGCTGGACCACGGTCTCGTCACCGTCGAGAAGCACGGCCGTCACCGGTACTACCGGCTGAGCAGCAGCGAGGTCGAGGGCGTCCTGGAAGCCCTCGCCGGACTCGCGCCCCGCACCCCGGTCACCTCCTTGCGCCAGCACACCCGCGCCGCCGCGCTGCGCGCCGCCCGCACCTGCTACCACCACCTCGCCGGGCGCGCCGGAGTCGCGCTGTTCCAGCAGTTCCTCGCCGCCGGGTGGATCACCGGCGGCGACGGCGAGCACCACCCCGGGGCCACCCGCGACCGGCTCTCCGCGCCGGGGCGGGGCACCCACTACCGGCTCACCCCGGACGGCGCCGCCGGGCTCGCGGCCTGGCACATCGCGCCGAGGCTGCTCTCCACCGAGCGTCCCCTGCGCTACTGCGTGGACTGGACCGAGGAAGCCCACCACCTCGCCGGCCCCCTCGGCGCCGCGATCACCACCCGGCTCTTCGAGCTCGGCTGGATCACCCGCGGCACCGTCCCGCGCAGCGTCCGCGTCACCGAGCGAGGACGGGACGGACTCGCCGCGCTGACCTCAGGCAGTCGGCTCAGCAGCACCGGCTAG
- a CDS encoding molybdopterin-dependent oxidoreductase: MTPVLLSRTRAVAAGLTATAAALAAGHLVAGLTDPRTSPFVAVGNSAIDLTPEPVKQFAIAAFGTADKLALLVGMAFVIALLAVAAGLLSRRHWWPGAAVIAVFGLVGVLVAVVRDEGGLAAALTSLAVGVVVFWWLHHTAATTEAGPAADRRRFLVTSGAVLLGAGVAGLAGGFVQRGAGVSSSRQAVAAKIPDVPAPPIPPRADFAASGTPAFLTSNRDFYRIDTALVVPQLSAEDWQLRLHGMVQRELVLTYDDLLRRRLESRPITLTCVSNPVGGPLISTAVFTGVPVRDLLLEAGVRPGAQQLFTTSVDGYTAGTPLDVLLEPDRGALLAVAMNGEPLPAEHGFPVRMVVPGLYGYVSATKWLVDAEVTTFDRAHYWERRGWARTAPIKTQSRIDRPQPGPPVPAGAVTVAGIAWAQHTGIDRVEVRADGGPWQAAELAADVSRDTWRMWRAVLELAPGEHVLECRATDRAGQTQTAQPRGVVPDGATGWHSVRIVCR, translated from the coding sequence ATGACCCCAGTCCTGCTCTCCCGGACGCGCGCGGTCGCGGCCGGACTGACCGCCACCGCCGCTGCGCTCGCCGCGGGCCACCTGGTCGCGGGCCTGACCGATCCCCGCACCTCGCCGTTCGTGGCCGTCGGCAACTCCGCCATCGACCTGACGCCCGAGCCGGTCAAGCAGTTCGCCATCGCCGCGTTCGGCACCGCCGACAAGCTGGCGCTGCTGGTCGGCATGGCGTTCGTGATCGCGCTGCTGGCCGTGGCCGCCGGGTTGCTGTCCCGGCGGCACTGGTGGCCCGGGGCCGCGGTGATCGCGGTGTTCGGCCTCGTCGGTGTGCTCGTCGCGGTGGTCCGGGACGAGGGCGGGCTGGCCGCGGCACTGACGTCGCTGGCGGTCGGTGTGGTGGTGTTCTGGTGGCTGCACCACACCGCCGCGACGACCGAGGCCGGACCGGCCGCGGACCGGCGGCGGTTCCTGGTCACCTCCGGCGCCGTGCTCCTCGGAGCCGGGGTCGCCGGCCTGGCCGGCGGGTTCGTGCAGCGCGGCGCCGGCGTGTCGAGCTCCCGGCAGGCCGTCGCCGCGAAGATCCCGGACGTCCCGGCCCCGCCGATCCCGCCGCGGGCCGACTTCGCCGCCTCCGGCACCCCCGCGTTCCTCACCAGCAACCGGGACTTCTACCGGATCGACACCGCACTGGTGGTCCCGCAGCTGAGCGCCGAGGACTGGCAGCTGCGGCTGCACGGGATGGTGCAGCGGGAGCTCGTGCTGACCTACGACGACCTGCTCCGGCGTCGGCTGGAGTCCCGGCCGATCACCCTCACCTGCGTCTCCAACCCGGTCGGTGGCCCGCTGATCTCCACCGCCGTCTTCACCGGGGTGCCGGTGCGGGACCTGCTGCTGGAGGCCGGGGTGCGGCCCGGGGCGCAGCAGCTGTTCACCACCAGCGTCGACGGCTACACCGCGGGCACCCCGCTGGACGTGCTGCTCGAACCCGACCGGGGCGCGCTGCTGGCGGTCGCGATGAACGGCGAGCCGCTGCCGGCGGAGCACGGGTTCCCGGTGCGGATGGTCGTTCCCGGCCTGTACGGCTACGTCTCGGCGACGAAGTGGCTGGTGGACGCCGAGGTGACCACCTTCGACCGGGCCCACTACTGGGAGCGGCGCGGGTGGGCGCGGACCGCGCCGATCAAGACCCAGTCCCGCATCGACCGGCCGCAACCGGGTCCGCCGGTGCCCGCCGGGGCGGTCACGGTCGCCGGGATCGCCTGGGCGCAGCACACCGGGATCGACCGGGTCGAGGTGCGCGCGGACGGCGGGCCGTGGCAGGCCGCGGAGCTGGCCGCGGACGTCAGCCGGGACACCTGGCGGATGTGGCGGGCCGTGCTGGAGCTGGCGCCCGGGGAGCACGTGCTCGAGTGCCGGGCCACCGACCGCGCGGGGCAGACCCAGACCGCGCAGCCCCGAGGCGTGGTGCCGGACGGGGCGACCGGGTGGCACTCCGTGCGGATCGTGTGCCGCTAG
- a CDS encoding NAD-dependent epimerase/dehydratase family protein gives MRVLITGGAGFIGSAVADALVERGHDVVLMDAFLPQAHGEERPPRHPLLRGDVRDPEVVREALRGVDVVCHQAAMVGHGQDPSDMPDYASHNDVGTAVLLAGMHAAGVRRLVLASSMVVYGEGRYRCPQHALVTPGPRREEDLAAGRYEPRCPVCGADLEPERVPEDAVLDPRSTYAATKLAQEHLAAAWARQTGGGVWALRYHNVYGPWMPSGTPYAGVASLFRSALHRGEAPVVLEDGRQLRDFVHVSDVAAANVAAVGAEPPPGGLEAVNVCSGQPHTIGDLAHELAKACGGPAPRVVGGARPGDVRHVVADPSKARRVLGFRAAVGFADGVAAFAHAPLREPAAVGGSQR, from the coding sequence GTGCGAGTTCTCATCACCGGCGGTGCCGGGTTCATCGGATCGGCCGTCGCCGACGCGCTGGTCGAGCGCGGCCACGACGTGGTCCTGATGGACGCCTTCCTGCCACAGGCGCACGGGGAGGAGCGACCACCGCGCCACCCGCTGCTGCGCGGCGACGTGCGCGACCCCGAGGTGGTGCGGGAGGCGTTGCGGGGCGTGGACGTGGTGTGCCACCAGGCCGCGATGGTCGGGCACGGCCAGGACCCGTCCGACATGCCGGACTACGCCTCCCACAACGACGTCGGGACCGCGGTGCTGCTCGCGGGCATGCACGCGGCGGGCGTGCGCCGGCTGGTCCTGGCGTCGTCGATGGTCGTCTACGGCGAGGGCCGCTACCGCTGCCCGCAGCACGCTCTCGTGACACCGGGGCCGCGGCGGGAGGAGGACCTCGCCGCCGGGCGGTACGAGCCGCGGTGCCCGGTGTGCGGGGCCGACCTGGAGCCCGAACGGGTGCCGGAGGACGCCGTGCTGGACCCGCGGAGCACCTACGCGGCCACGAAGCTGGCCCAGGAGCACCTCGCCGCGGCGTGGGCGCGGCAGACCGGCGGCGGGGTGTGGGCGCTGCGGTACCACAACGTGTACGGGCCGTGGATGCCCAGCGGGACCCCGTACGCCGGGGTGGCGTCGCTGTTCCGGTCCGCCCTGCACCGCGGGGAGGCTCCGGTGGTGCTGGAGGACGGCCGGCAGCTGCGGGACTTCGTGCACGTCAGCGACGTCGCGGCGGCGAACGTCGCCGCTGTGGGGGCCGAGCCCCCACCGGGTGGCCTGGAGGCGGTGAACGTCTGCTCCGGCCAGCCGCACACCATCGGCGACCTCGCCCACGAACTGGCGAAGGCGTGCGGCGGTCCGGCGCCGCGCGTCGTGGGCGGTGCGCGGCCCGGCGACGTGCGGCACGTCGTCGCCGACCCGTCGAAGGCGCGACGCGTGCTGGGGTTCCGCGCAGCGGTCGGGTTCGCCGACGGGGTGGCGGCCTTCGCGCACGCGCCGCTACGGGAGCCCGCCGCGGTCGGCGGGAGCCAGCGGTAG
- a CDS encoding sensor histidine kinase — MDVITELTHVAPYAIGLSLPVALLGAGLLYVLRWRSLATALTVLVLTPLLATLAGVLGVTGFMFGPLLTTVVVICTAVGVVTVPVAVLLGRNVARRSVWEREAHARERAAEASRRELVAWISHDLRTPLAGIRAMAEALADGVVEEREEVCAYATHIRAETERLSAMVDDLFELSRITAGAVRLEFSAVPLLDVVNEVVAVAAPLARHRDVELRTADSDWPVVLGSDPELARVLRNLLSNAIRHTPARGSVVLSAGAEDGQAWVRVDDSCGGIPPEELERVFDVAYRGDRARRDDSAGAGLGLAIARGLVQAHHGTITAHNHGPGCRFEVRLPLAPADRGGLP; from the coding sequence GTGGACGTGATCACCGAACTCACCCACGTCGCGCCGTACGCGATCGGCCTCTCGCTGCCCGTCGCGCTCCTCGGTGCTGGACTGCTCTACGTCCTGCGGTGGCGGTCGCTGGCCACCGCGCTGACCGTGCTGGTGCTCACCCCGCTGCTGGCCACCCTGGCCGGGGTCCTCGGCGTCACCGGGTTCATGTTCGGCCCGCTGCTGACCACGGTGGTGGTGATCTGCACCGCGGTCGGCGTGGTGACCGTGCCGGTCGCGGTGCTGCTGGGCCGCAACGTCGCGCGCCGCAGCGTCTGGGAGCGGGAGGCGCACGCCCGGGAGCGGGCCGCCGAGGCCTCCCGCCGCGAGCTCGTCGCGTGGATCAGCCACGACCTGCGCACCCCGCTCGCCGGGATCCGCGCCATGGCGGAGGCCCTGGCCGACGGGGTCGTCGAGGAACGCGAGGAGGTCTGCGCCTACGCCACGCACATCCGCGCCGAGACCGAGCGGCTCTCCGCCATGGTGGACGACCTGTTCGAGCTGTCCCGGATCACCGCGGGCGCGGTGCGGCTGGAGTTCTCCGCGGTGCCGCTGCTGGACGTGGTCAACGAGGTGGTCGCGGTGGCGGCACCGCTGGCGCGGCACCGCGACGTCGAGCTGCGCACCGCGGACAGCGACTGGCCGGTGGTGCTGGGCAGCGACCCGGAACTCGCCCGCGTGCTGCGGAACCTGCTGTCCAACGCGATCCGCCACACCCCGGCCCGGGGCTCGGTCGTGCTGTCCGCAGGCGCCGAGGACGGCCAGGCGTGGGTGCGCGTCGACGACAGCTGCGGCGGCATCCCGCCGGAGGAGCTGGAGCGGGTGTTCGACGTGGCCTACCGCGGCGACCGGGCCCGCCGGGACGACTCGGCCGGCGCGGGGCTGGGGCTGGCGATCGCGCGGGGACTCGTGCAGGCCCACCACGGCACGATCACCGCCCACAACCACGGCCCGGGGTGCCGCTTCGAGGTGCGGCTACCGCTGGCTCCCGCCGACCGCGGCGGGCTCCCGTAG
- a CDS encoding response regulator transcription factor produces the protein MEQQAGAGRILVVDDDPAVRDVVRRYLERSGYRVDLAADGETALRSFAASAPDLVVLDLMLPGIGGLEVCRRFRADGAVPVVMLTALGEESDRVLGLELGADDYVVKPFSPRELVLRVGSVLRRARAAPPPASESLRDGALRVDVGARRCTLDGTELSLTSREFDLLVYLLRNPGRAFSRAELLEAVWGWSFGDHSTVTVHMRRLREKIEPDPARPQRIITVWGVGYRYDPVDGTGAPWT, from the coding sequence ATGGAACAGCAGGCTGGTGCGGGGCGGATCCTCGTCGTCGACGACGACCCCGCGGTGCGCGACGTGGTCCGCCGGTACCTGGAGCGCTCCGGGTACCGGGTCGACCTCGCCGCCGACGGCGAGACCGCGCTGCGGTCGTTCGCCGCGAGCGCGCCCGACCTGGTGGTGCTCGACCTGATGCTGCCCGGGATCGGCGGGCTGGAGGTGTGCCGCCGGTTCCGCGCGGACGGCGCGGTCCCGGTGGTCATGCTGACCGCGCTCGGCGAGGAGTCCGACCGGGTGCTCGGCCTGGAGCTCGGCGCCGACGACTACGTCGTCAAGCCGTTCAGCCCGCGCGAGCTGGTGCTGCGCGTGGGGTCGGTGCTGCGCCGGGCGCGGGCCGCTCCCCCACCCGCGTCCGAGTCGCTGCGCGACGGTGCGCTGCGGGTCGACGTGGGTGCCCGGCGGTGCACGCTGGACGGCACCGAGCTGTCGCTGACCAGCCGCGAGTTCGACCTGCTGGTCTACCTGCTGCGCAACCCGGGGCGGGCGTTCAGCCGGGCCGAGCTGCTGGAAGCGGTGTGGGGCTGGAGCTTCGGCGACCACTCCACCGTGACCGTCCACATGCGACGGCTGCGGGAGAAGATCGAGCCGGATCCGGCGCGGCCGCAGCGGATCATCACGGTGTGGGGCGTGGGCTACCGCTACGACCCGGTGGACGGGACGGGTGCGCCGTGGACGTGA
- a CDS encoding glycosyltransferase family 2 protein, whose product MDVVLPCLDEALALPGVLAGMPPGFRPIVVDNGSVDGSAEVAEEHGAVVVREPRRGYGAAVHAGLEAATAEFVCVLDCDGSLDPAALPSLVSVVRAGRAELAVGRRVPVTAAAWPWHARAGNAVIAGLLRRRGLPVHDIGPVRAARRRDLLGLGVEDRGFGYPLELLCRAADARWRVCELDVTYRPRTTGTKSKVSGSLRGTARAVRDMAGVLW is encoded by the coding sequence GTGGACGTGGTGCTGCCCTGCCTGGACGAGGCGCTCGCGCTGCCGGGCGTGCTCGCGGGGATGCCGCCGGGTTTCCGGCCGATCGTGGTGGACAACGGGTCCGTGGACGGCTCCGCGGAGGTCGCCGAGGAGCACGGCGCGGTGGTGGTCCGGGAGCCCCGGCGGGGCTACGGCGCCGCTGTGCACGCCGGTCTCGAGGCGGCGACCGCGGAGTTCGTCTGCGTCCTGGACTGCGACGGCTCCTTGGACCCGGCCGCGCTGCCGTCGTTGGTGTCCGTGGTGCGCGCGGGGCGCGCGGAGCTGGCGGTCGGCCGCCGGGTCCCGGTGACAGCGGCGGCGTGGCCCTGGCACGCCCGCGCGGGCAACGCGGTGATCGCCGGACTGCTGCGGCGGCGCGGACTCCCGGTGCACGACATCGGGCCGGTCCGCGCGGCACGGCGGCGCGACCTGCTGGGGCTGGGCGTCGAGGACCGCGGCTTCGGGTACCCGCTGGAGCTGCTGTGCAGGGCGGCGGACGCCCGCTGGCGCGTGTGCGAGCTCGACGTGACGTACCGGCCGCGCACGACCGGGACCAAGTCCAAGGTGTCCGGGTCGCTGCGCGGAACGGCCCGCGCGGTGCGCGACATGGCGGGTGTGCTGTGGTGA
- a CDS encoding TIGR04282 family arsenosugar biosynthesis glycosyltransferase, with translation MVTRTALLVVAKSPVPGRVKTRLCPPATHAEAARIAAASLLDTMDAVRRTERSRPVVALAGDLDAGVDAAALRTALRGWTVLGQRGDGFPARLAAAHADTAAAHPGLPVVQIGMDTPQVTPELLAEACAALDGADAALGLAEDGGWWVIGFRDPAAARLLASVPTSRPDTGTRTLAALRAAGLRVALLPELTDVDTMDDALRVADEAPWTRFASVLPAAHR, from the coding sequence GTGGTGACCCGGACCGCGCTGCTGGTGGTCGCGAAGTCCCCGGTGCCGGGCCGGGTCAAGACCCGGTTGTGCCCACCGGCCACCCACGCCGAGGCGGCGCGCATCGCGGCCGCGAGCCTGCTGGACACGATGGACGCGGTGCGGCGCACCGAGCGGAGCCGGCCGGTCGTCGCGCTCGCCGGGGACCTCGACGCCGGCGTCGACGCGGCGGCGCTGCGCACGGCGCTGCGCGGGTGGACCGTGCTCGGGCAGCGCGGTGACGGCTTCCCAGCCCGGTTGGCGGCGGCCCACGCCGACACCGCGGCCGCGCACCCCGGGCTGCCGGTCGTGCAGATCGGCATGGACACCCCGCAGGTGACGCCGGAGCTGCTCGCCGAGGCCTGCGCCGCGCTGGACGGTGCCGACGCGGCGCTCGGCCTCGCCGAGGACGGCGGCTGGTGGGTGATCGGGTTCCGCGACCCGGCCGCCGCACGGCTGCTGGCTTCGGTGCCCACCTCCCGGCCGGACACCGGGACGCGCACGCTGGCCGCGCTGCGCGCCGCGGGACTGCGGGTCGCACTGCTGCCGGAGCTGACCGATGTGGACACCATGGACGACGCGCTGCGCGTCGCCGACGAGGCGCCGTGGACCCGCTTCGCGTCGGTCCTCCCCGCCGCACACCGGTGA